From a region of the Triticum aestivum cultivar Chinese Spring chromosome 7D, IWGSC CS RefSeq v2.1, whole genome shotgun sequence genome:
- the LOC123167013 gene encoding U-box domain-containing protein 15 gives MPQPALPPSAAATADPEPSGTPAREMDDEDLVEELLATVNSARAYSEFRRTQRKECHNLLRWLQLILPLLEELRDSAPRLTDDAYRRLTLLGRALSAARRLLRSCNDGSKIFLALESEAVLGRFRAVYEKMNSALDGMPYAELDISDEVTEQVELMNAQLMRCKKRTDTQDMELSMDLMVILQNNKDEERNADGAIVDRLASKLELQMLPDLRAETVAIKKLISERNGQHADSTKQIIELLHKFKAIAGIDEKNVLGGEVFVTKSLDKCPSLMIPDDFLCPITLEIMTDPVIVASGQTYERRSIQKWLDSGERTCPKTRQPLAHLSLAPNYALKNLILQWCDKHKVELQRREPEPVAEQDGHPREDIPSLVEALSSIHPDVQRKAAKKIRMLSKESPENRALIVGNGGIPALIGLLAYPDKKVQENTVTSLLNLSIDHGNKLLITKGGAIPLIIEILRNGSAEGQENSAATLFSLSMLDENKATIGTLGGIAPLVELLTNGTVRGKKDAATAIFNLILNQQNKVRATQAGIVPALMKVIDDRSLGMVDEALSIFLLLSSHPTCLGEIGTTPFVEKLVQLIKEGTPKNKECALSVLLELGSKKQTLLVHALRFGLHEHLSQIAKTGTSRAQRKANSLIQIAKKCY, from the exons ATGCCCCAACCGGCGCTGCCACCGTCGGCGGCGGCCACCGCTGACCCCGAGCCATCCGGGACCCCGGCAAGGGAGATGGACGACGAGGACCTCGTGGAGGAGCTCCTCGCCACCGTCAATTCGGCCCGCGCTTACTCGGAATTCCGCCGCACGCAGCGAAAGGAATGCCACAACCTCCTCCGCTGGCTGCAGCTCATCCTTCCGCTGCTCGAGGAGCTCCGCGACTCCGCGCCCCGGCTCACCGATGACGCCTACCGCCGCCTCACCCTCCTCGGCCGGGCCTTGTCCGCCGCGCGCCGCCTCCTCCGATCCTGCAACGACGGCAGCAAAATCTTTCTG GCGCTGGAGAGCGAGGCCgtgctggggaggttccgcgctGTGTACGAGAAGATGAACTCTGCGCTGGATGGAATGCCCTACGCGGAGCTCGACATTTCCGATGAAGTCACCGAGCAG GTGGAGCTGATGAACGCTCAGCTGATGAGATGCAAGAAGAGAACGGACACGCAAGACATGGAGTTGTCAATGGATCTCATGGTGATACTCCAGAACAACAAGGACGAGGAGAGGAATGCGGACGGGGCAATAGTGGATAGGCTGGCCAGCAAGCTGGAGCTGCAGATGCTGCCGGATCTGAGGGCGGAGACGGTGGCCATAAAGAAGCTGATCAGCGAGCGGAACGGGCAGCATGCGGACAGCACCAAGCAGATCATTGAGCTCCTCCACAAGTTCAAGGCGATCGCCGGCATTGACGAGAAGAACGTCCTCGGTGGCGAGGTCTTCGTGACCAAGTCCCTCGACAAGTGCCCCTCGTTGATGATCCCGGACGACTTCCTCTGCCCTAtcacgttggagatcatgacggaTCCTGTCATTGTCGCCAGTGGACAG ACGTACGAGAGGAGAAGCATCCAGAAGTGGCTGGACAGCGGGGAGAGGACATGCCCGAAGACGCGGCAGCCATTGGCGCACCTTTCGCTGGCGCCCAACTACGCGCTCAAGAACCTGATCCTGCAGTGGTGCGACAAGCACAAGGTGGAGCTGCAGAGGAGGGAGCCGGAGCCCGTGGCCGAGCAGGACGGGCACCCGAGAGAGGACATCCCGTCGCTGGTGGAAGCGCTGTCGTCGATCCACCCTGATGTCCAGCGAAAAGCGGCGAAGAAGATCCGGATGCTCTCCAAGGAGTCCCCGGAGAACAGGGCTCTCATTGTTGGCAATGGCGGCATCCCCGCCCTGATCGGCCTGCTGGCCTACCCGGACAAGAAGGTGCAGGAGAACACGGTGACCTCGCTGCTGAACCTGTCCATTGACCATGGCAACAAGCTTCTAATTACCAAGGGGGGCGCCATCCCGCTCATCATCGAGATCCTCCGGAACGGCAGCGCGGAGGGGCAGGAGAACTCGGCGGCGACGCTTTTCAGCCTGTCCATGCTCGACGAGAACAAGGCCACGATCGGGACCCTTGGCGGCATCGCGCCGCTGGTGGAGCTCCTGACCAACGGCACCGTCCGGGGCAAGAAGGACGCCGCCACGGCTATCTTCAACCTCATCCTCAACCAGCAGAACAAGGTCAGGGCCACCCAAGCCGGCATCGTCCCAGCGCTAATGAAGGTCATCGACGACAGGAGCCTTGGAATGGTCGACGAGGCGCTCTCCATCTTTCTGCTGCTGTCGTCGCATCCAACCTGTCTTGGAGAGATCGGGACAACGCCATTCGTGGAGAAGCTCGTGCAGCTTATCAAGGAAGGCACACCCAAGAACAAGGAGTGCGCGCTGTCCGTCCTGCTGGAGCTGGGCTCCAAGAAGCAGACGCTCCTGGTGCACGCGCTCAGGTTCGGCCTCCACGAGCACCTCTCACAGATCGCCAAGACTGGCACCAGTAGAGCGCAGAGGAAGGCCAACTCTCTGATTCAGATAGCAAAAAAGTGCTACTGA